In the Flavobacterium pallidum genome, one interval contains:
- a CDS encoding Nramp family divalent metal transporter, with protein sequence MKGKSLEEVNQSISTQNKTSLFRKILAFFGPAYLISVGYMDPGNWATDIAGGSQFGYALLWVLLMSNIMALLLQSLSARLGIVTQLDLAQASRETYSPFVNYILYFLAEIAIAACDLAEVLGMAIGINLLFDIDLIPAVMITVLDTFLLLFLINKGMRKMEAFIIALVAIIGVSFIFEMIFAQPELPKVFAGLIPSIPNETALYIAIGIIGATVMPHNLYLHSSLVQTRKFDRSRTGIKQALKYNFIDSAIALNLAFFVNAAILILAAATFYKNGMFEVAEIQDAHKFLQPYLGTEWAPILFAVALIAAGQSSTVTGTLAGQIIMEGYLNLRIQPWVRRILTRLIAIVPAVIVISIFGESVTGKLLIFSQVILSLQLGFAIIPLIHFVSDKKKMKGFAIGIPTRIAAWIIATIIVSLNAKLVFDELKGWLESSENPAILWLTVVPLAIGFLLLLLYIVFNPFFRKPVSRIENHSPHNLALKFSRLPAYDKKKIAVSVDFSSADEAAINNAFEMGGIEAHYTLIHIVETVGAMYYGGSIEDHETSIDEKLLTEYEEMLTLKGYKVQTKLGFGKPNKVIPEIVNSGSFDVLVMGAHGHTGFKDLLFGTTVNKVRHKISIPLFIVKK encoded by the coding sequence ATGAAAGGCAAGTCTTTAGAGGAAGTAAACCAATCGATTTCAACACAAAATAAAACTTCTTTGTTCCGGAAAATCCTCGCATTTTTCGGGCCTGCATATTTAATCAGTGTAGGCTACATGGATCCGGGAAACTGGGCTACTGACATTGCAGGGGGAAGCCAGTTCGGGTATGCCTTGCTTTGGGTTTTGCTGATGAGCAACATCATGGCGCTGCTTTTGCAAAGCCTGAGTGCGCGATTGGGAATTGTAACCCAGCTGGATTTAGCGCAGGCCTCACGGGAGACCTACTCCCCTTTTGTAAACTACATCCTTTACTTTTTAGCGGAAATCGCGATTGCCGCCTGCGACCTTGCCGAGGTTTTGGGAATGGCCATCGGTATTAATTTACTTTTTGATATTGATTTGATCCCTGCGGTCATGATTACGGTTTTAGACACATTCCTGTTATTGTTCCTGATTAATAAGGGCATGCGCAAAATGGAGGCTTTTATCATCGCACTGGTGGCGATCATCGGGGTATCATTTATTTTTGAAATGATTTTCGCGCAGCCGGAATTGCCGAAGGTTTTTGCCGGACTGATTCCCTCGATTCCAAATGAAACTGCATTGTATATCGCCATTGGGATTATCGGGGCCACAGTGATGCCGCACAATTTATACCTGCACTCCTCTTTGGTGCAAACCAGGAAATTCGACAGGAGCAGGACCGGGATAAAACAGGCTTTGAAATATAATTTCATCGATTCTGCCATAGCGCTGAACCTGGCCTTTTTTGTAAATGCCGCCATTTTAATTCTGGCTGCAGCCACCTTTTATAAAAACGGGATGTTTGAAGTGGCAGAAATACAGGATGCACACAAATTCCTGCAGCCTTACCTTGGTACCGAATGGGCTCCAATCTTATTCGCCGTCGCCTTGATTGCCGCAGGACAAAGCTCTACCGTTACCGGCACTTTAGCGGGGCAGATCATTATGGAAGGCTACCTGAATCTCCGGATTCAGCCTTGGGTAAGGCGAATACTGACACGCCTTATCGCGATTGTTCCCGCGGTGATCGTGATTTCTATATTTGGTGAAAGCGTCACCGGGAAATTGCTGATCTTCAGTCAGGTCATTTTAAGTTTACAACTTGGTTTTGCGATTATCCCGCTGATTCATTTCGTCAGCGACAAGAAAAAAATGAAGGGTTTTGCAATCGGGATACCTACCCGGATTGCGGCCTGGATCATTGCCACAATCATCGTTTCGCTGAATGCCAAATTGGTTTTTGACGAATTGAAAGGCTGGCTGGAATCTTCTGAAAACCCAGCCATACTTTGGCTGACTGTCGTTCCGTTGGCCATCGGATTCCTGCTTTTGCTGTTGTATATTGTGTTCAACCCGTTTTTCAGAAAGCCTGTGAGTCGGATTGAAAACCATTCGCCGCACAACCTGGCATTGAAATTTTCAAGATTGCCGGCTTACGATAAGAAAAAAATTGCCGTTTCAGTTGATTTTTCCTCAGCTGATGAAGCGGCCATCAATAACGCTTTTGAAATGGGCGGCATTGAGGCACATTACACGCTCATCCATATCGTGGAAACCGTCGGGGCAATGTATTATGGCGGCAGCATTGAAGACCACGAAACCAGTATTGACGAAAAATTGCTGACGGAATACGAAGAAATGCTGACCCTGAAAGGATACAAGGTACAAACCAAACTCGGCTTCGGCAAACCCAATAAGGTGATACCGGAAATCGTGAATTCCGGCTCATTCGACGTATTGGTCATGGGTGCGCACGGGCACACGGGATTCAAGGATCTGCTCTTCGGGACGACCGTGAATAAAGTGCGCCATAAAATCAGCATCCCACTTTTTATCGTAAAGAAATAA
- a CDS encoding metal-dependent transcriptional regulator: MTFSEENYLKTIYHLTNLTDGEVSTNAIADRMETKASSVTDMLKKLAEKDLVNYKKYQGVSLTDNGRLAAKMIVRKHRLWEVFLVEKLDFAWDEVHDIAEQLEHIKSEKLINKLDDFLGNPTEDPHGDPIPDAHGRIIKIEKQLLSELAENQSGICVGVKDTSSEFLQYLDKQAIALGSKITVLSKESFDQSLRIVVEGREHAISSKIAANLFVKQI, encoded by the coding sequence ATGACCTTTTCAGAAGAGAACTACCTGAAGACGATTTACCACCTCACCAATCTGACCGACGGCGAAGTGAGCACCAATGCCATTGCTGACAGGATGGAAACCAAAGCGTCTTCCGTAACCGATATGCTCAAAAAACTGGCCGAAAAGGATTTGGTCAACTATAAGAAATACCAAGGCGTTTCATTGACGGATAACGGCCGGCTGGCTGCGAAAATGATTGTGCGGAAACACCGGCTCTGGGAAGTGTTCCTCGTTGAAAAACTCGATTTCGCGTGGGATGAAGTGCATGATATCGCGGAACAGCTGGAGCACATCAAATCCGAAAAACTCATCAACAAACTCGATGATTTCCTTGGAAATCCGACTGAAGATCCGCACGGCGACCCGATTCCAGATGCCCATGGGCGCATCATCAAAATCGAAAAGCAACTGTTGTCGGAGTTGGCAGAAAACCAATCAGGGATTTGCGTAGGCGTAAAAGACACCTCATCTGAGTTTCTGCAATATCTTGACAAACAAGCCATCGCCTTGGGTTCTAAAATTACGGTTTTGTCTAAAGAAAGTTTTGACCAGTCGCTCAGGATTGTCGTTGAAGGAAGGGAGCATGCGATTTCGAGCAAGATTGCGGCGAACCTTTTTGTGAAGCAGATTTAG
- the feoB gene encoding ferrous iron transport protein B, with protein MADHNIKVALIGNPNTGKTSVFNQLTGLNQQVGNYPGITVERKQGFCSLPLGFKGIILDLPGTYSLNASSIDENVVIELLLNKNDKDYPDVVVLVTDVENLKRNLLLFTQIKDLELPTILVINMADRMDLKGITLDIPYLESHLKTKIALVSSRKKTGIEELKKLIVDYNSISTEPCLNASNIDTEYFNGLRKAFPKQSLYKLWLVITQDVNFSNLNKNTIDTHNFAKPNSELKRLQQKETIKRYQFINDVLKEGRTIDTANARDFRSRLDRVLTHKVWGYVIFSFILLLIFQSIFDWSSYPMDWIDNGFTWLSAFAAETLPKGIFTDLISQGIIPGIGGIVIFIPQIAFLFLFISILEETGYMSRVVFLMDKIMRRFGLSGKSVVPLISGTACAIPAIMATRNIENWKERLITILVTPFTTCSARLPVYSIIISLIIPKTRVLGIFNTQGLTLMGLYLLGFATAVLSAYILNRVLKIKGKTFFVVEMPNYKLPLFKNVGLNVIEKTKAFVLGAGKIILAISIVLWFLASFGPGKNFKNAENIVLDEIKQEQGDFDKVYIDERIASYKLENSYIGIMGKTIEPVIRPLGYDWKIGIAILSSFAAREVFVGTLATIYSVGDSDNETTIKDKMQAEVNQETGNKIFNFASGMSLLLFYAFAMQCASTLAITKKETNTWKWPMAQLVFMSALAYVVALVAFQSLK; from the coding sequence ATGGCCGACCACAATATCAAAGTTGCGCTCATCGGAAACCCGAATACCGGAAAGACTTCGGTGTTCAACCAACTTACAGGTTTAAACCAACAGGTCGGGAATTATCCCGGAATCACCGTGGAAAGGAAGCAGGGGTTTTGCAGCCTTCCGTTGGGATTCAAAGGAATCATCCTGGACCTGCCGGGAACGTACAGCCTCAATGCGAGTTCTATCGATGAAAATGTGGTCATCGAATTGCTGCTCAATAAGAACGATAAGGATTATCCGGATGTGGTCGTTTTAGTTACCGATGTAGAAAACCTGAAACGGAATCTGCTGCTTTTCACCCAGATCAAAGATCTTGAACTTCCGACGATTTTGGTCATCAACATGGCCGATCGGATGGATCTGAAAGGCATTACATTGGACATTCCTTATTTGGAAAGCCACCTGAAAACGAAAATTGCACTGGTCAGTTCAAGGAAAAAAACCGGAATCGAGGAATTGAAGAAGCTCATCGTAGATTACAATTCCATTTCCACGGAGCCTTGCCTGAATGCTTCCAATATCGATACCGAGTATTTCAACGGCCTACGGAAAGCATTCCCAAAACAGTCATTGTACAAACTCTGGCTGGTGATTACGCAGGATGTGAATTTCTCAAACCTGAATAAGAATACCATTGATACGCACAATTTTGCCAAACCGAATTCAGAATTGAAACGGTTGCAGCAAAAGGAAACGATAAAAAGATACCAATTCATCAATGATGTCCTCAAAGAAGGCCGTACGATCGACACTGCCAATGCACGCGATTTCCGAAGCCGTTTAGATCGTGTGCTGACTCATAAAGTCTGGGGTTACGTGATTTTCTCGTTCATACTGCTGCTCATTTTCCAATCAATTTTTGACTGGTCAAGCTATCCGATGGATTGGATTGACAACGGTTTTACATGGCTGAGTGCTTTTGCGGCAGAAACACTTCCGAAAGGCATTTTCACCGATTTGATTTCGCAGGGAATCATTCCCGGAATTGGCGGCATCGTCATCTTTATCCCGCAAATCGCGTTCCTTTTCCTGTTCATTTCGATACTGGAAGAAACCGGATACATGAGCCGCGTGGTATTCCTGATGGATAAAATCATGCGCAGGTTCGGGCTTAGCGGCAAAAGCGTCGTGCCATTGATTTCAGGGACCGCCTGTGCGATTCCGGCGATTATGGCGACCAGGAATATTGAAAACTGGAAGGAACGGCTGATCACCATTTTGGTCACGCCATTTACTACCTGTTCCGCAAGATTGCCTGTATATTCCATCATCATTTCACTGATTATCCCGAAAACTAGGGTTTTAGGCATTTTCAACACACAGGGATTGACGTTGATGGGGCTTTATCTTTTAGGATTTGCCACCGCAGTCTTATCGGCTTATATTTTAAATAGGGTGTTGAAAATAAAAGGAAAAACGTTCTTCGTCGTTGAAATGCCCAACTACAAATTGCCGTTGTTTAAAAACGTCGGTTTGAATGTTATTGAAAAAACGAAGGCTTTTGTACTGGGTGCCGGGAAAATCATCCTGGCGATTTCTATAGTACTTTGGTTCCTGGCATCTTTTGGCCCCGGGAAAAATTTCAAAAATGCCGAAAATATCGTGCTTGACGAGATAAAACAAGAGCAGGGAGACTTTGATAAAGTCTACATTGATGAAAGGATTGCTTCGTATAAGCTCGAAAATTCCTATATTGGAATTATGGGGAAAACCATCGAACCGGTCATCAGGCCGCTGGGCTATGACTGGAAAATCGGGATTGCGATTTTGAGTTCTTTTGCGGCAAGGGAGGTTTTCGTGGGTACTTTGGCAACGATTTACAGCGTCGGCGACAGCGACAATGAAACGACGATCAAAGATAAAATGCAGGCAGAAGTCAATCAGGAAACCGGTAACAAAATCTTCAATTTCGCTTCCGGAATGTCATTACTGCTGTTTTATGCGTTTGCGATGCAATGCGCCAGTACGCTCGCCATTACGAAAAAGGAAACCAATACCTGGAAATGGCCGATGGCACAGTTGGTTTTTATGAGCGCACTTGCCTATGTCGTCGCGTTGGTCGCTTTTCAATCCCTGAAATAG
- a CDS encoding FeoA family protein produces MQTTIAQLEIGEKAIITDFDINAVPLKLIEMGCLPGNTVELLQIAPFGDPLFLNINDSHLAIRLETASVIEIEILKNPS; encoded by the coding sequence TTGCAGACCACCATTGCCCAACTTGAAATAGGCGAAAAAGCCATCATCACTGATTTTGACATCAACGCGGTGCCGTTGAAGTTGATTGAAATGGGCTGTTTACCGGGAAATACCGTCGAACTGCTGCAGATTGCCCCATTCGGGGATCCATTATTCCTCAACATTAATGACAGCCACCTGGCCATCAGGCTCGAAACGGCTTCTGTGATTGAGATTGAAATCCTCAAAAATCCTTCCTGA
- a CDS encoding SCO family protein, with protein sequence MLAFLKKYRIFIISMGILTVVFLSVSYKLLSPKKQLPVFNPSDVNPEMVDTAIQYVSKNHTIADFSFVNQNGKTITQKDYEGKIYVADFFFTTCQTICPIMTDNMVEVQKAIRNNPKVMLLSHSVLPDQDSVPVLKKYALDKGVIDSKWNLVTGNKKDIYYIARKSYLAVKTANASELYDMVHTENFVLVDTQRRIRGFYDGTKQEEIQRLISDIAILSAEE encoded by the coding sequence ATGCTTGCCTTCCTAAAAAAATACCGGATTTTTATCATCTCCATGGGCATATTGACGGTGGTTTTCCTTTCGGTTTCTTATAAATTGCTGAGCCCGAAAAAACAATTGCCTGTTTTTAATCCTTCCGATGTGAACCCCGAAATGGTGGATACGGCAATTCAATACGTCAGTAAGAACCATACGATTGCTGATTTTTCATTTGTAAACCAAAACGGGAAAACCATTACGCAAAAAGATTATGAAGGAAAGATTTACGTAGCCGATTTTTTCTTCACGACCTGCCAGACCATCTGCCCGATCATGACCGATAATATGGTCGAGGTGCAAAAGGCAATCAGGAACAATCCAAAGGTCATGCTGTTGTCGCACTCGGTTTTACCGGACCAGGACAGCGTACCGGTGCTGAAGAAATATGCTTTGGATAAAGGCGTCATCGACAGCAAATGGAACCTCGTTACCGGAAACAAAAAGGATATTTATTACATCGCGCGCAAATCATACCTGGCTGTAAAAACCGCCAATGCTTCGGAACTGTATGATATGGTGCATACTGAAAATTTCGTCCTGGTCGATACACAAAGGCGCATCCGCGGGTTTTATGACGGCACAAAACAAGAGGAAATCCAACGCTTGATTAGTGATATTGCGATATTATCTGCGGAAGAATAA
- a CDS encoding M13 family metallopeptidase, protein MKINIKKGLVLPLILFGIAEANAQNEPGINTANMDKTVKPNDNFFRFVNGAWLDKTEIPADKTRWGNFDDLRKKADKDILDILKEAAANPVYKSDTDQGKAISLYNSAMDTVYRNKQGIAPLKTYLSKIDAVNDSKSLQKLLAEMQYYGGIGFFGVRIDADDKNSNRNVVSLSPGSLGLPDRDYYVSDDADSKEKREKYTAHVARMLQYLGQKPEQAKADADKILSIEIAMSQPRFDRVQRRDGRLSYNPMSVAGLQQLMPSVNWKQYLTGVGLPEIDSLIVTQPKYFTALNQILNEKKTDSWKAYLKWTLLRNASGRLSTDIEKANWDFYAKALTGALKQIPREERALQPVNAALGEAVGKLYVAKKFPAEAKAKAEKMIRNIMRAYEIRINNLAWMGTETKKKAVEKLHKLTIKIGYPDQWKDYSALEIVPPAKGGSFFTNGLNIAKWQYEEDLKKLHKPVDKTEWGMSPQTVNAYYNSSYNEIVFPAAILQPPFYNYQADEAVNYGGIGGVIGHEISHGFDDSGARYNADGNLVDWWTADDLKQFGDLTGALAAQYSALEPLKGTFVDGKFTLGENIGDLGGVNAAYDGLKLYLKENGNPGLIDGFTPEQRFFISWATIWRGKIRDEAIKNQVKTDPHSPAMYRAYVPLQNVDAFYEAFGIKPGDGMFVPSEKRVRIW, encoded by the coding sequence ATGAAAATAAATATTAAAAAAGGGCTTGTATTGCCGCTGATTTTATTCGGGATTGCAGAAGCCAATGCGCAGAACGAGCCTGGAATCAATACGGCCAATATGGATAAAACCGTAAAACCTAACGATAATTTTTTCCGTTTCGTAAACGGTGCCTGGCTCGACAAGACTGAAATCCCTGCCGACAAGACACGTTGGGGAAATTTTGATGATTTAAGAAAAAAAGCCGACAAGGATATTTTAGACATTTTAAAAGAAGCTGCTGCAAATCCTGTGTACAAATCCGATACCGATCAGGGAAAAGCCATCAGCCTTTACAATTCGGCGATGGACACCGTGTACCGGAACAAGCAGGGGATCGCCCCGCTCAAAACGTATCTTTCGAAAATCGATGCGGTCAATGACTCCAAAAGCCTGCAGAAATTACTGGCAGAAATGCAATATTACGGCGGCATCGGTTTTTTTGGGGTAAGGATCGATGCGGATGACAAGAACAGCAACCGCAATGTCGTATCACTTTCTCCCGGAAGCCTCGGGTTGCCTGACCGTGATTATTATGTTTCAGACGATGCCGATTCAAAAGAGAAACGTGAAAAATACACCGCACATGTAGCCCGGATGTTACAATATCTCGGACAAAAGCCGGAACAGGCAAAAGCGGATGCCGATAAAATCCTGTCCATCGAAATCGCGATGTCACAACCAAGGTTTGACCGCGTGCAGCGAAGGGATGGCAGGCTCTCATACAACCCGATGTCCGTCGCCGGGCTACAGCAATTAATGCCTTCCGTAAACTGGAAACAATATTTAACGGGCGTGGGACTGCCTGAAATCGATTCGCTGATTGTCACCCAGCCGAAATATTTTACCGCTTTAAACCAAATCCTGAATGAGAAGAAAACGGATTCGTGGAAAGCGTACCTCAAATGGACTTTGCTAAGGAATGCTTCAGGAAGGCTCTCTACGGATATCGAAAAAGCAAACTGGGATTTTTATGCAAAAGCTTTAACCGGAGCACTGAAACAGATTCCGCGCGAAGAACGGGCTTTGCAACCAGTTAATGCTGCGCTCGGGGAAGCCGTCGGCAAATTATATGTTGCCAAGAAATTCCCTGCTGAAGCGAAAGCCAAGGCCGAAAAGATGATCCGCAACATCATGCGCGCTTATGAAATCCGGATCAATAATTTAGCCTGGATGGGGACTGAAACCAAAAAGAAAGCCGTTGAAAAACTCCATAAACTTACAATCAAGATCGGGTACCCTGATCAATGGAAAGATTACTCGGCGCTGGAAATCGTTCCTCCGGCTAAAGGCGGCTCCTTTTTTACGAATGGCCTGAATATTGCAAAATGGCAGTATGAAGAAGACCTTAAAAAACTCCACAAGCCTGTCGATAAAACCGAATGGGGCATGTCACCGCAAACCGTCAATGCCTATTACAACTCCTCTTACAATGAGATCGTATTCCCGGCCGCAATCCTGCAGCCACCTTTTTACAATTATCAGGCTGACGAAGCTGTAAATTATGGCGGTATCGGCGGCGTTATCGGTCATGAGATCTCGCACGGTTTTGACGATTCAGGGGCGCGTTACAACGCTGACGGAAACCTTGTCGATTGGTGGACAGCCGATGATCTGAAACAATTCGGGGATCTGACCGGTGCTCTGGCCGCACAATACAGCGCTTTAGAGCCGCTTAAAGGGACCTTTGTGGATGGGAAATTTACATTGGGCGAAAACATCGGCGACCTTGGCGGTGTCAATGCTGCTTATGACGGGTTGAAATTGTACCTGAAAGAAAACGGCAATCCCGGATTGATCGACGGTTTCACGCCGGAACAGCGTTTCTTCATTTCATGGGCAACGATCTGGCGCGGGAAAATCCGTGATGAAGCGATCAAAAACCAGGTAAAAACCGATCCCCATTCCCCGGCCATGTACCGTGCGTATGTGCCTTTACAGAACGTGGATGCCTTTTACGAAGCTTTCGGCATCAAACCTGGTGACGGCATGTTTGTCCCGTCTGAAAAAAGGGTCAGGATCTGGTAA
- a CDS encoding cation diffusion facilitator family transporter gives MNDNKQKAVRTAYLSIFGNMALAFAKGIAGYFGNSYALIADAIESATDVFSSVLVLFGIRYSSKPADENHPYGHGRAEALVTFAVVGFLLVSATIIAYESIHNIVTPHKTPEKFTLIVLGAIVIIKEIFYRIVSKKSDDVNSSSLKADAWHHRSDAITSAMAFIGISIAIIFGPGYETADDWAALLASFFIIYNAYMIFRPALGEILDEHLYEDVILQIRGIAKTVEGVIDTEKCFVRKTGMTYLVDLHLTVDGEITVTKGHEIAHRLKDAIQHHIPEVADVLIHIEPNP, from the coding sequence ATGAACGACAACAAACAAAAAGCCGTCCGCACCGCTTACCTGAGCATTTTCGGGAATATGGCACTGGCTTTCGCCAAAGGCATTGCGGGTTATTTCGGGAATTCGTATGCGCTGATTGCCGATGCGATTGAATCGGCAACTGATGTTTTTTCATCGGTATTGGTGCTTTTCGGCATAAGGTATTCGAGCAAGCCTGCCGATGAAAACCATCCATACGGGCACGGCCGGGCTGAAGCTTTGGTGACGTTTGCAGTAGTCGGATTCCTCTTGGTTTCGGCCACAATCATTGCTTACGAAAGCATCCACAACATCGTCACGCCGCACAAAACGCCTGAGAAATTTACATTGATTGTACTCGGAGCCATTGTCATTATCAAAGAAATCTTTTACCGCATCGTTTCAAAAAAAAGCGACGATGTCAACAGCAGTTCCCTAAAGGCCGATGCCTGGCACCACCGCAGCGATGCGATCACTTCGGCGATGGCATTTATAGGGATTTCGATTGCGATTATTTTCGGCCCGGGTTATGAAACAGCCGATGATTGGGCTGCTTTGCTGGCATCCTTCTTCATCATTTATAACGCGTACATGATTTTCAGGCCGGCTTTGGGCGAAATCCTCGACGAACATTTATACGAAGATGTCATCCTGCAGATCCGCGGTATTGCCAAAACCGTTGAAGGTGTTATCGATACTGAAAAATGCTTCGTAAGGAAAACAGGAATGACTTATCTGGTTGACTTGCATCTCACGGTAGACGGGGAAATTACGGTCACTAAAGGACATGAAATCGCCCACCGCCTGAAAGATGCCATCCAGCATCACATTCCTGAAGTAGCCGACGTACTGATCCACATTGAACCCAACCCATAA